From the Candidatus Poribacteria bacterium genome, the window AAAATAAGTCAGCAGTCAGTAAGCGAGGTTGCAAACCTCGCCTGCAGGTAGGAGGTAAACATATTCGCGAAAATTATGATATCGGTTGGTTTTCTTTTGAATACTGCCATAGTGCCTTATCCAAGGTTCGCATGTCAACTTGGTTACGGGATGCGATATCTCGACAAAAGTTTGTGTAATCTGACCAAAAAGCAGATGAATATTTGTAGTCGTCTAATCCGATGGACCACATCGCCCGGAAATCAAGGATTGGGTATGGGTCCTTGTGGAATAGGTGAAGGATTACAGAGGCGGTTGGCCAATCAACCCCATCAAGAAGGCGTAGGGCTCTTATTCTTGCACGTTCGCTTGTGGCACTAAAGGCAAATGAAGTAATGTCTTTTATGTAGTCATCGTCGTTTTTTTCAATAAGACCGGCGCGTCTGTTAGATTTCCAGCGCGCAACGCGTTTCAATAGTCTTTTATCAAGGTATCCTTGCTCTTGAATTTTAGGACTAATTTCCATAAAATAAGTTTCGGTAGATCCAGAGTTGAATCGTTCAGCCCATTGTTGGATTTCAGATTCGGGAAAACGTAATTTCATGTAGATGCTCCTTTTGACATAACGATGATAATCTCAGTGGCGATTTGTCGAACTTTAACATAAGGTATAATAGCAGATTTTGAGAGACCAGTCAACCGTATTTATCGGGAACGCTTTTTGAACCCCGGAGGGGTGACATTTCTGTAGAAAACGTTTATACGCTCCATTGAACCCCAGAGGGGTGACATCTATCGCGGTTGTCGGAATCAGCCGTTGTCATCTGTATATATGATAGATGCCGCCCCTACGGGGCTGCGCTTTCTATGTGTTGCGTTTCTACAGAGATGCCGTTCCTACGGAACTCAAGAGGGTTTTGGAGTCTGTGGGGTTTCCGATTAAGATCCGGTTCGGTTAGGGGATTTAGTCTGGGAATAGACTAAATCCATTCCTTGTATTACATTCCGAACCTACCGTTACTGATACGACAGCGAGGAGGACGGAAAGAGAAGATTACATCAATTCGACAAAGACTTCGTTTGCAAGGAAAAGACCGCGAGGTGTGAGACGGAGATGCGTGGCTGTGCGTTCCAGCAACTGCAAGTCTATCCATTTTTTGAGGATGTTACCAAAGGCAACTTCAATTTCTTCACCGAATCGGTCTTGATAGGCTTCAAGCGAGATGCCTTCGCGTTTCCGAAGCGCGAGCATGAGCGTTTCCGCTTTCTCAGCGTGTCCAGTGAGATGTTCGGTATCGGCGATCGGCTTGTTGCATTGGGAGAGTGCATCAATATAAGGCGCGATGCCCCGAATGTTGGTATAACGGACACCGTTGACATAACCACACGCACCGGCACCGAGTCCGATGCATGGCTGGTTGTTCCAATAGACGAGGTTGTGTCTCGTAAAGTGGTTCGGTTTGGCGAAGTTACAGATTTCGTAATGTGTGTATCCGTGAGAAGTTAGCGTCTCAATCGTGTATTGGAACATATCGGCTTCGGTGTCCTCGGTCGGGAGGTGGAGTTCCCCGGCTTGCCACCATTCATAAAACGGGGTTGCCTCCTCCATGACGAGGTTATATGCTGAGATGTGGTTGGGTTCAAGGGCAATCACTTCGTTGAGGGTCTGATGCCATGCTTCCATCGTTTGGTCGGGCAGTGCGAAGATGAGGTCGATGTTGATGTTCTCAAAGCCACCTTCGCGGGCGAGGTGGTAACTCTGGAGGAATTCGTCAACACTGTGGATTCTGCCTAACTGTTGCAAGGTTTCGTCTTGCATCGCTTGTAGCCCGAAACTGAGGCGATTCACACCGTTGTCTTGCATCACGTTGAGCTTCTCGCTATCGACGGTACCGGGATTACATTCTACGGTGATCTCCGCATTCGGCGTTAGTTGGAAATATTCATGTATATCGGTGAATAACTGCGCCAAGGCGTTAGCAGAGAGGATAGAAGGTGTGCCACCGCCGATGAAAATCGTTTGTAGTGGGTCGGTATCTGGGGCGTAAAGTGCTATCTCTGTGCGGAGTGCTTGTAGATATGCCTTCGCTTGTTCCTTATGGAAGGTGTAGGTATTGAAGGCGCAATAGTAGCATTTCGTCGCGCAGAATGGGATATGAATGTAGACAGAAGAAGCGGATTTATGAGGATAGTTCATACTGCGTGTGGTTGGTTTTTTGTGCTTCTACTACGTCTCTAACTGCGAGTAAAAACGCCTCTATGTCCCCATCTTTTTCGTAATCCTCAAGCGCGACAGAAAGGTATATTTTTGCGTCCTCTGGATCACGTAGTTGTTCTATGTGATAATCTTTGAATTTTTGATAGTTGTGCATTTTTTGAAGTTACGGTGTCTGGTCACAATCATACAAATGCCGCCCCTACGGGGCTTGGATCTTTTTTCACCACACGCTGCTATAAACATACCGTCCCTACGGGACTGAAGAGGTTTCTGAAGACTTCAAGGTTTCCGCGTAGGATCCGGTTCGGTTAGGAAACCGAACCTACCGGCCCTGGGGGGTGTCAAATTCGAGTCCGATTCGGATTGCTGCGCCTGTATCGGCGTAAGAGAACGCTTCGTTGATGTCGCTGAACGGAAAGGTATCGGAGATGATTTTGTGGAACGGATACCTGTCTCGTGTGCGGCTGAGGAAATCGAGTGCGCGCGGGATAACCCACGGCTCATAGACAATTACGCCGCGAATCGCTTTGCTACAACGGACGATGTTACCCGGATCGATCTCTGTGGGGAATCCGAGATTGATGTTCCCTATCCAGAGATAGCGTCCGCCCCAACGGAGCATCTCCACGCCTTCAGCAAGGACACGAGGCGATCCGACAAACTCAGCGACGAGGTCTGCCCCGATGCCGCCGGTCTCGTCGAGTACGTATTCAACCCGTGATTTCATGTCAATTTCATCAACATTGAGAGTCTCATCGGCACCGAATTCCTTTGCGAGTGCGAGGCGTGCAGGCAGTCGGTCCAGAACAATGATTCTCCCCGCTCCCATCTCACGTGCAACTGCTGTTGCGTAGAGTCCGAGTCCACCGGCACCTTGGATAACCACGGTATCACCGAGTGTGATACCGATCTGGTTGAGTCCGTAAATGACTTCGGACAAAGCGCAGTTGATGGGCGATACGAGCGCGTCTGAGAGTTCGTCGGGGACCTTGAACACCCAATGTCCCGGTTTCATGTAGTAGTATTCGCCATAGGCGCCGTGGAAATGAGGCGGATGCTCGCTGGAGACCCCGAGCCAATCGCGATAGCGATTGGGACATCCCGGTTTTCCGTTGAGGCACATCCAGCAGCGTTGGCACGGTTTGAAATAGGAGTAGGCAATGCGGTCGCCTTCGGTGAGCGGTTGTCCGGTGCTGTCCGTTGTTATGTTGCGTCCCATCGCTTCAATCGTCCCGATCATTTCGTGTCCTAACACTTGCGGGATACCGCTCTCGATTTTGGGTCCGTGTCCGCGCCAAAAATGTAGGTCAGAGCCGCAGATGTTCGCCATGCGGATGCGCACCAGTAGGTCGTCCGGTGTGACGGACGGGATGGGATATTCCCGGAATTCCATCGGCGTTTGCGCTTGCGTGAAGATCGCAACTTTTCCTGTTTTCATTTTTTTAATTTCCCTTGCGGTTCAATGAGATTGTGCCGAACGTTTCAGACAACTGTCGAGATGTTAATCTCGGCCGGAGGTGTGTCTTCAGGTCTCTCTCGGACAACAATTTCAATGTCGCGATCCAATTTTCTGAGCAGTCCAAATAGGCGTTCAATCGAAAAGTCGTCAAGCCTTCCGTTTAGAAGTGCCGTGATTTCAGACTTACTCATATCCAGCTGCTTAGCTGCCTTACCATGTTTAAGTTTTCTTTCGGCTATAATATCATAGATTATTCCGGCAAGGCGAGCTTTCGCGAGGTATTCCTCTGGACTGGGAATTTCTAAATCTTTGAATACATTACCGCTGCCGACTTCGTATTCGATTTTTTCGTTAGTCATTTTTGTTCTCCTTAACCGGCGAGGTTGAAAACCTCGCCAGCGATAGGAAACGGCAAAAAGCAAAGTTGCAGTGTTAGTACTCATCGAAATTGACGACTTTCCATTTTCCATCAATCTGTTCGGTGTTGATAACTACATTTCGGGTGTGCGTCGTCGTGCCTCGGATTTTGATAGTGAGCCTGTAGTTAAACAACACGTGTGTTTCCTTTTCTTCTTTGCCAATAGGTTCGTATTCGATGTTCGGCATCTCATCAATTTGTTGATCTTGCGACCTTACCTCACTGACACGCGCGATTTCATCCTCCAGTTTTTCTGCGGCGAGTCCGTGGCTGAGTTGTAATGCCGCCGCTTGGTCTGCGCGCTGGTAATAATTATAGATGAAGTCCTCGCTGACCGCCTGCGGCGTGTTTCTATTTGAACATGCCAGTACTAACGGGATAAACAGAAGGAGGTATCGTGTTTTTATTTTCACTATTTTTTTCTCGCGCGGATCATCGCAACGTTGAAGATACGGCGTTCATAGCCGTGCGCGGGGCTGTTCGCAACTCGTCCTAATGCCCAGAGTGTTGAGGAGCTGCCGCCATCGAAGTTGATGGCGTGT encodes:
- the hemW gene encoding radical SAM family heme chaperone HemW; the encoded protein is MNYPHKSASSVYIHIPFCATKCYYCAFNTYTFHKEQAKAYLQALRTEIALYAPDTDPLQTIFIGGGTPSILSANALAQLFTDIHEYFQLTPNAEITVECNPGTVDSEKLNVMQDNGVNRLSFGLQAMQDETLQQLGRIHSVDEFLQSYHLAREGGFENINIDLIFALPDQTMEAWHQTLNEVIALEPNHISAYNLVMEEATPFYEWWQAGELHLPTEDTEADMFQYTIETLTSHGYTHYEICNFAKPNHFTRHNLVYWNNQPCIGLGAGACGYVNGVRYTNIRGIAPYIDALSQCNKPIADTEHLTGHAEKAETLMLALRKREGISLEAYQDRFGEEIEVAFGNILKKWIDLQLLERTATHLRLTPRGLFLANEVFVELM
- a CDS encoding zinc-binding dehydrogenase, which gives rise to MKTGKVAIFTQAQTPMEFREYPIPSVTPDDLLVRIRMANICGSDLHFWRGHGPKIESGIPQVLGHEMIGTIEAMGRNITTDSTGQPLTEGDRIAYSYFKPCQRCWMCLNGKPGCPNRYRDWLGVSSEHPPHFHGAYGEYYYMKPGHWVFKVPDELSDALVSPINCALSEVIYGLNQIGITLGDTVVIQGAGGLGLYATAVAREMGAGRIIVLDRLPARLALAKEFGADETLNVDEIDMKSRVEYVLDETGGIGADLVAEFVGSPRVLAEGVEMLRWGGRYLWIGNINLGFPTEIDPGNIVRCSKAIRGVIVYEPWVIPRALDFLSRTRDRYPFHKIISDTFPFSDINEAFSYADTGAAIRIGLEFDTPQGR
- a CDS encoding helix-turn-helix transcriptional regulator: MTNEKIEYEVGSGNVFKDLEIPSPEEYLAKARLAGIIYDIIAERKLKHGKAAKQLDMSKSEITALLNGRLDDFSIERLFGLLRKLDRDIEIVVRERPEDTPPAEINISTVV